Proteins co-encoded in one Callospermophilus lateralis isolate mCalLat2 chromosome 2, mCalLat2.hap1, whole genome shotgun sequence genomic window:
- the Usp2 gene encoding ubiquitin carboxyl-terminal hydrolase 2 isoform X3, translating to MRTSYTVTLPEEPPAAPFPALAKELRPRSPLSPSLLLSTFVGLLLNKAKNSKSAQGLAGLRNLGNTCFMNSILQCLSNTRELRDYCLQRLYMRDLSHTSNAHTTLMEEFAKLIQTIWTSSPNDVVSPSEFKTQIQRYAPRFVGYNQQDAQEFLRFLLDGLHNEVNRVTVRPKSNPENLDHLPDDEKGRQMWRKYLEREDSRIGDLFVGQLKSSLTCTDCGYCSTVFDPFWDLSLPIAKRGYPEVTLMDCMRLFTKEDVLDGDEKPTCCRCRARKRCIKKFSIQRFPKILVLHLKRFSESRIRTSKLTTFVNFPLRDLDLREFASENTNHAVYNLYAVSNHSGTTMGGHYTAYCRSPVTGEWHTFNDSSVTPMSSSQVRTSDAYLLFYELASPPSRM from the exons ATGCGCACCTCGTACACGGTGACCCTGCCCGAGGAGCCCCCGGCTGCCCCCTTTCCCGCCCTCGCCAAGGAGCTGAGGCCGCGCTCCCCTCTCTCCCCATCCCTGCTGCTCTCCACCTTCGTGGGGCTTCTGCTCAACAAAGCCAAG AATTCTAAGAGTGCCCAGGGTCTGGCTGGTCTTCGAAACCTTGGGAACACG TGCTTCATGAACTCGATTCTGCAGTGCCTGAGCAATACCCGGGAGCTGAGAGATTACTGCCTCCAGAGGCTCTATATGCGGGACCTCAGCCACACCAGCAATGCACACACAACCCTCATGGAAG agtttgcaaaactaatccAGACCATATGGACATCATCCCCCAATGATGTGGTGAGCCCTTCTGAGTTCAAGACCCAGATCCAGAGATATGCACCACGCTTCGTTGGTTATAA TCAGCAGGATGCTCAGGAGTTCCTCCGCTTTCTTCTGGATGGGCTCCACAATGAGGTGAACCGAGTCACAGTGAGGCCTAAGTCCAACCCTGAGAACCTTGATCATCTCCC TGATGATGAAAAAGGGCGACAGATGTGGAGGAAATATCTAGAACGAGAAGACAGTCGGATTGGGG ATCTCTTTGTTGGGCAGCTAAAGAGCTCCCTGACATGTACCGACTGTGGTTACTGCTCTACAGTCTTTGATCCCTTCTGGGACCTCTCACTGCCCATTGCTAAG cGAGGTTATCCTGAGGTAACACTAATGGACTGCATGAGGCTCTTCACCAAAGAGGATGTGCTTGATGGTGATGAAAAACCA ACATGCTGTCGCTGCCGAGCCAGAAAAAGATGTATAAAGAAATTCTCCATCCAGAGGTTCCCAAAGATCTTGGTGCTCC ACCTGAAGCGGTTCTCAGAATCCAGGATACGAACCAGCAAGCTCACAACATTTGTGAATTTCCCACTAAGAGACCTGGACTTGAGAGAATTTGCCTCAGAAAACACCA ACCACGCTGTTTACAACCTGTATGCTGTGTCCAATCACTCCGGAACCACCATGGGCGGCCATTATACAGCCTACTGCCGAAGTCCAGTGACAGGCGAATGGCACACTTTCAATGACTCCAG TGTCACGCCCATGTCCTCCAGCCAAGTCCGCACCAGCGACGCCTATTTGCTCTTCTACGAGTTGGCCAGTCCACCCTCCCGTATGTAG